The following proteins are co-located in the Mycolicibacterium goodii genome:
- a CDS encoding amino acid ABC transporter ATP-binding protein, translating to MLKENMTSASEATAETVVSVRNVSCTLGGRRVLDDVSLDVQRGQVVVLIGPSGAGKTTLLRSLNHLEEVDTGTILIAGVPIGHRNLTDKRKVGTAELARRRREIGFVFQHFNLFPHMTAAENIWNAPVRVLGIPKGKAEQDALALLERVGLADKANARPSQLSGGQQQRVAIARALAMRPKVMLFDEPTSALDVEMVGEVLAVMRELAAENMTMVVVTHEMRFAREVADRIIVMDGGRIIEDAPPAELFANPRHERTKAFLSTIR from the coding sequence ATGCTGAAGGAAAACATGACAAGCGCATCCGAGGCGACCGCCGAGACCGTGGTGTCCGTGCGCAACGTGTCCTGCACCCTCGGCGGCCGCAGAGTCCTCGACGACGTGTCACTGGACGTCCAGCGCGGACAGGTAGTCGTGCTCATCGGCCCGTCGGGTGCGGGCAAGACCACGCTGCTGAGGTCGCTGAACCACCTGGAGGAGGTTGACACCGGCACGATCCTGATCGCCGGCGTCCCGATCGGGCACCGCAATTTGACCGACAAGCGCAAGGTCGGCACCGCCGAACTCGCCCGGCGCCGTCGTGAGATCGGGTTCGTCTTCCAGCATTTCAACCTTTTCCCGCACATGACCGCCGCCGAGAACATCTGGAACGCCCCTGTGCGGGTGCTCGGTATCCCCAAGGGCAAAGCCGAACAGGACGCGTTGGCCCTGCTGGAGCGGGTGGGTCTGGCCGACAAAGCCAATGCCCGGCCGAGTCAGCTCTCGGGTGGGCAACAGCAGCGGGTGGCCATCGCCCGCGCACTCGCCATGCGTCCCAAGGTGATGCTGTTCGACGAACCGACCAGCGCTCTGGACGTCGAGATGGTCGGTGAGGTGCTCGCGGTGATGCGTGAACTCGCCGCCGAGAACATGACGATGGTGGTGGTGACCCACGAAATGCGCTTCGCGCGGGAGGTCGCCGACCGCATCATCGTCATGGATGGTGGGCGCATCATCGAAGACGCGCCACCGGCAGAGCTTTTCGCAAACCCACGTCACGAACGCACCAAGGCGTTTCTCTCCACCATCCGCTAG
- the guaA gene encoding glutamine-hydrolyzing GMP synthase, with protein MASESPRPVLVIDYGAQYAQLIARRVREARVYSEVVPHTAGVEEIKARDPQAIVLSGGPASVYSEGAPQLDPALFDLDVPVFGICYGFQAMAQALGGTVERTGTSEFGRTELKVAGGDLHSELPATQPVWMSHGDAVTAAPEGFDVVASSAGAPVAGFENRARRLAGVQYHPEVLHSPHGQQVLSRFLHDFAGIDATWTPANIADQLIEAVREQIGDGRAICGLSGGVDSAVAAALVQRAIGDRLTCVFVDHGLLRAGERAQVQRDFVAATGARLVTVDVADRFLEALTGVTNPEGKRKIIGREFIRAFEGAVRDLVADGAAGDGDIEFLVQGTLYPDVVESGGGSGTANIKSHHNVGGLPDDLKFKLVEPLRLLFKDEVRAVGRELGLPEEIVARQPFPGPGLGIRIVGEVTAERLETLRRADAIAREELTAAGLDNQIWQCPVVLLADVRSVGVQGDGRTYGHPIVLRPVSSEDAMTADWTRVPYEVLERISTRITNEVREVNRVVLDITSKPPGTIEWE; from the coding sequence GTGGCATCAGAATCTCCCCGCCCCGTCCTCGTCATCGACTACGGCGCGCAGTACGCCCAGCTGATCGCACGGCGGGTCCGCGAGGCGCGGGTGTATTCGGAAGTGGTTCCGCACACCGCCGGTGTGGAGGAGATCAAGGCCAGGGATCCCCAGGCCATCGTGCTGTCGGGCGGGCCTGCCAGCGTCTACAGCGAGGGCGCACCGCAACTCGACCCGGCGCTTTTCGACCTCGACGTGCCGGTGTTCGGCATCTGCTACGGCTTCCAGGCCATGGCTCAGGCCCTTGGCGGCACCGTCGAGCGCACCGGAACCAGTGAGTTCGGCCGCACCGAGCTGAAGGTGGCAGGCGGCGACCTGCATTCCGAGCTGCCCGCCACGCAGCCGGTGTGGATGAGCCATGGCGACGCGGTGACCGCGGCGCCCGAGGGCTTCGACGTGGTCGCCTCCAGCGCCGGAGCCCCCGTCGCAGGCTTCGAGAACCGCGCGCGCCGGCTCGCGGGCGTGCAGTATCACCCCGAGGTACTGCACTCGCCGCACGGCCAGCAGGTGCTCAGCCGGTTCCTGCACGACTTCGCCGGGATCGACGCGACCTGGACACCCGCCAACATCGCCGATCAGCTGATCGAAGCGGTGCGCGAGCAGATCGGCGACGGCCGCGCGATCTGCGGCCTGTCCGGCGGCGTGGACTCCGCCGTCGCCGCCGCTCTCGTGCAGCGCGCGATCGGGGACCGGCTGACCTGTGTGTTCGTCGACCACGGCCTGCTGCGCGCCGGTGAGCGTGCGCAGGTGCAGCGGGACTTCGTCGCCGCGACCGGCGCGAGACTGGTCACCGTCGACGTGGCCGACCGGTTCCTGGAAGCGCTGACCGGTGTGACCAATCCCGAGGGCAAGCGCAAGATCATCGGCCGGGAGTTCATCCGCGCGTTCGAGGGCGCGGTGCGCGACCTCGTAGCAGATGGCGCGGCCGGCGACGGCGACATCGAGTTCCTGGTGCAGGGCACGCTGTACCCCGACGTCGTGGAATCCGGCGGCGGCTCCGGGACGGCCAACATCAAGAGTCACCACAACGTCGGCGGGTTGCCCGACGACCTGAAGTTCAAGCTCGTCGAGCCGTTGCGGCTGCTGTTCAAAGACGAGGTCCGCGCGGTCGGCCGGGAACTCGGCCTTCCCGAGGAAATCGTTGCGCGCCAACCTTTCCCGGGTCCTGGCCTCGGAATCCGGATCGTCGGTGAGGTCACCGCCGAGCGGTTGGAGACGCTGCGTCGCGCCGACGCCATCGCGCGCGAGGAACTGACGGCCGCCGGTCTGGACAATCAGATCTGGCAGTGTCCGGTGGTGCTGCTGGCCGACGTCCGCTCCGTCGGTGTGCAGGGCGACGGACGCACCTACGGGCATCCGATCGTGCTGCGACCGGTGTCCAGCGAGGACGCCATGACCGCCGACTGGACGCGGGTGCCTTACGAAGTGCTGGAACGCATTTCGACCCGCATCACCAATGAGGTGCGCGAGGTCAACCGCGTGGTGCTGGACATCACCAGCAAGCCGCCGGGCACCATCGAGTGGGAGTGA
- a CDS encoding beta-phosphoglucomutase family hydrolase, with protein sequence MLGLPEQITACLFDLDGVLTDTASVHKKAWKAMFDDYLRSRARSTGEPFVPFDIAGDYLRYVDGKRREDGVRSFLSSRGIELPEGAPDDSADAETVHGLGNRKNDMFHTTLRKDGVEVFEGSRRYLEAAATADLRRAVVSSSANTREVLEITGLATLIEHRVDGVTMRDENLTGKPAPDSFLRAAELLDVAPAHAAVFEDALSGVAAGRAGKFGFVVGVDRVGQAEQLRRDGADVVVTDLAQLLPTSERPAERPQP encoded by the coding sequence GTGCTGGGGCTCCCTGAGCAGATCACGGCGTGCCTGTTCGACCTGGATGGCGTGCTCACCGACACGGCAAGCGTGCACAAGAAAGCCTGGAAGGCGATGTTCGACGACTATCTGCGGTCGCGGGCGCGGTCCACCGGGGAACCGTTCGTGCCGTTCGACATCGCCGGCGACTACCTGCGGTACGTCGACGGCAAGCGGCGTGAGGACGGCGTGCGGTCGTTTCTGTCCAGCCGCGGCATCGAACTGCCCGAGGGCGCACCGGATGATTCCGCCGACGCCGAGACCGTTCACGGGCTGGGAAATCGCAAGAACGACATGTTCCACACGACGTTGCGGAAGGATGGCGTTGAGGTGTTCGAGGGGTCACGACGGTATCTGGAGGCGGCCGCGACCGCGGACCTGCGGCGCGCGGTGGTGTCGTCGAGCGCCAACACCCGAGAGGTGCTGGAGATCACCGGGCTCGCAACGTTGATCGAGCACCGTGTCGACGGGGTGACGATGCGCGACGAGAACCTCACCGGCAAGCCCGCGCCCGACAGTTTCCTGCGTGCCGCCGAACTGCTGGACGTCGCTCCCGCGCACGCCGCGGTGTTCGAGGACGCGTTGTCGGGTGTGGCCGCCGGGCGCGCCGGCAAGTTCGGCTTCGTCGTCGGCGTCGACCGGGTGGGCCAGGCCGAGCAACTGCGCCGCGACGGGGCCGACGTAGTGGTGACCGACCTGGCGCAACTGCTGCCCACCTCGGAGCGGCCGGCAGAGCGGCCACAGCCATGA
- a CDS encoding TetR/AcrR family transcriptional regulator translates to MKYTPGWQPTPVDWTATRGRILLAASQLFAQRGYFGTSTRDIADAVSIRQPSLFHHFSAKQEIFRTLVELDLGPSIDRVRQRLAEESTWAEKLHLTVACDVREILAQPFDARGLYQDAVLAMPEFDEERRGIELFHDLVETLIRSGTDAGEFVDFEASFVLRAANGVMFEALREQGGPTGRMRVRRPLQAADFVLRAVMVDPTDLPRIRAITENRLVKGVLPAGR, encoded by the coding sequence GTGAAGTACACCCCGGGATGGCAGCCCACGCCGGTGGACTGGACGGCGACGCGGGGCAGGATTCTTCTGGCCGCGTCGCAACTGTTCGCTCAGCGCGGGTATTTCGGCACCTCGACACGGGACATCGCCGATGCGGTCTCGATTCGCCAGCCGTCGCTGTTCCACCACTTCAGCGCGAAGCAGGAGATCTTCCGCACTCTGGTGGAGTTGGATCTCGGTCCGTCGATCGACCGGGTGCGGCAGCGCCTCGCCGAAGAGTCGACGTGGGCCGAGAAACTCCATCTGACCGTGGCGTGCGACGTTCGTGAGATCCTCGCGCAGCCTTTCGACGCCAGGGGCCTGTACCAGGACGCCGTGCTGGCCATGCCGGAGTTCGACGAGGAGAGGCGTGGCATCGAACTGTTCCATGATCTCGTCGAGACGCTGATCCGGTCGGGGACCGACGCCGGTGAGTTCGTCGACTTCGAAGCGAGTTTCGTTCTGCGCGCGGCGAACGGCGTGATGTTCGAAGCCTTGCGTGAGCAGGGCGGCCCTACCGGTCGGATGCGGGTGCGGCGACCTCTGCAGGCCGCTGATTTCGTGCTGCGGGCCGTCATGGTGGACCCGACCGACCTCCCGCGGATCCGGGCGATCACCGAAAATCGCCTGGTCAAGGGCGTCTTGCCGGCTGGTCGTTGA
- a CDS encoding glycoside hydrolase family 65 protein, protein MITHDAYPVEPWQVRETRLDLNLLAQSESLFALSNGHIGLRGNLEEGEPHGLPGTYLAGLFEMRPLPYAEAGFGYPEAGQTVVNVTNGKILRLLVDDEPFDVRYGELIDHERMLDMRAGTLNRRAHWCSPARKQVRVESTRLVSLAHRGVAAIEYTVEAVDQFVRVTVQSELVANEDQPETLGDPRVAAILKNPLQPIHHEKTDHGALLVHRTQASGLMIAAAMDHDVEVPGRVEISTDAYEDLARTTVICGLRPGQKLRIVKYLAYGWSSLRSRPALRDQAAGAITGARYSGWQGLLESQRAYLDEFWDSADVEVEGDPDCQQAVRFGLFHVLQASARAERRAIAGKGLTGTGYDGHAFWDTEGFVLPVLTYTKPQAAADALRWRASTLDLARERAALLDLKGASFPWRTIRGEECSAYWPAGTAAWHINADIAMAFERYRIVTGDHSLEQECGLEVLVETARLWMSLGHHDRHGVWHLDGVTGPDEYTAVVRDNVFTNLMAAHNLRVAADACLRHPDAAYAMGVTTEETASWRDAADAAHIPYDEELGVHPQCEGFTTLADWDFSANTVYPLLMNEPYVRLYPAQVLKQADLVLAMQWQSHAFTPEQKARNVDYYERRTTRDSSLSACTQAVMCADVGHLQLAHDYTYEAAMIDLRDLHRNTRDGLHMASLAGAWTALVVGFGGLRDDEGVLSLDPHLPDGISCLRFRLRWKGFRVTVQADHAEVTYTVRDGPDGTLAIRHAGDELVLSTSRPTTVAIRPRHPLLPAPQQPPGREPLRRRPAGH, encoded by the coding sequence ATGATCACCCACGACGCGTACCCGGTCGAACCGTGGCAGGTACGTGAGACCCGGCTGGACCTGAACCTGCTCGCGCAGTCGGAGTCGCTGTTCGCGTTGTCCAACGGCCACATCGGATTGCGCGGCAACCTCGAAGAAGGTGAACCGCACGGCCTGCCCGGCACCTATCTGGCCGGGCTCTTCGAGATGCGCCCACTGCCCTACGCGGAGGCCGGGTTCGGGTACCCCGAGGCCGGCCAGACGGTGGTCAACGTCACCAACGGCAAGATCCTGCGGCTGCTGGTCGACGACGAACCGTTCGACGTGCGCTACGGCGAGCTCATCGACCACGAGCGCATGCTCGACATGCGCGCGGGAACGCTCAACCGGCGCGCCCACTGGTGCTCGCCCGCGCGCAAGCAGGTCCGCGTGGAATCCACCCGACTGGTGTCGCTGGCCCACCGCGGCGTCGCCGCCATCGAGTACACCGTCGAGGCCGTCGACCAGTTCGTCCGGGTCACGGTGCAATCCGAGCTCGTCGCCAACGAGGACCAACCCGAAACACTCGGCGACCCCCGCGTGGCGGCGATACTCAAGAACCCGCTGCAACCCATTCATCACGAAAAGACTGACCACGGTGCGCTTCTCGTGCATCGCACCCAGGCCAGCGGGCTCATGATCGCCGCGGCGATGGATCACGACGTCGAGGTGCCCGGCCGCGTCGAGATCAGCACCGACGCCTACGAGGATCTGGCCCGCACCACCGTCATCTGCGGTTTACGTCCCGGCCAGAAGCTGCGCATCGTCAAGTACCTGGCCTACGGGTGGTCGAGCCTGCGGTCACGGCCCGCGCTGCGCGATCAGGCCGCGGGTGCCATCACCGGGGCCCGGTACAGCGGTTGGCAGGGTCTGCTGGAATCCCAGCGCGCCTATCTCGACGAATTCTGGGACAGCGCCGACGTCGAGGTCGAAGGCGACCCCGACTGTCAGCAGGCCGTGCGCTTCGGGCTGTTCCACGTGCTGCAGGCCAGTGCACGCGCAGAGCGCCGCGCCATCGCGGGCAAGGGCCTCACCGGGACCGGTTACGACGGGCATGCCTTCTGGGACACCGAAGGTTTCGTGCTGCCGGTGCTGACCTACACCAAGCCGCAGGCCGCGGCGGACGCGCTGCGCTGGCGTGCCTCCACGCTCGACCTCGCGCGTGAGCGGGCGGCGCTGCTCGACCTCAAGGGCGCGAGTTTCCCGTGGCGCACCATCCGCGGCGAGGAATGTTCGGCGTACTGGCCCGCGGGCACCGCGGCGTGGCACATCAATGCCGACATCGCGATGGCATTCGAGCGCTATCGCATTGTCACCGGGGATCATTCGCTGGAACAGGAATGCGGTCTGGAGGTTCTCGTGGAGACGGCACGCCTGTGGATGTCGCTGGGGCACCACGACCGCCACGGCGTCTGGCACCTCGACGGAGTCACCGGACCCGACGAGTACACCGCGGTGGTGCGCGACAACGTGTTCACCAATCTGATGGCGGCCCACAATCTTCGCGTCGCGGCCGACGCCTGTCTCCGCCATCCGGACGCGGCGTACGCGATGGGTGTCACGACCGAGGAGACCGCCTCGTGGCGCGACGCCGCCGACGCCGCACACATCCCGTATGACGAGGAACTGGGTGTCCATCCGCAGTGCGAGGGGTTCACGACGCTGGCGGATTGGGACTTCTCGGCCAACACCGTCTACCCGCTGCTGATGAACGAACCGTATGTGCGGCTGTACCCGGCGCAGGTGCTCAAGCAGGCGGATCTGGTGCTGGCGATGCAGTGGCAGAGCCACGCGTTCACCCCGGAGCAGAAGGCCCGCAACGTCGACTACTACGAGCGGCGCACGACGCGCGACTCGTCGCTGTCGGCGTGCACCCAGGCCGTGATGTGCGCCGACGTGGGTCATCTCCAACTCGCCCACGACTACACCTACGAGGCGGCCATGATCGACCTGCGGGATCTGCACCGCAACACCCGCGACGGTCTGCACATGGCGTCATTGGCCGGGGCGTGGACCGCGCTGGTCGTCGGCTTCGGCGGGCTGCGTGACGACGAGGGCGTGCTGTCACTGGATCCCCATCTGCCCGATGGGATCTCGTGCCTGCGGTTCCGGTTGCGCTGGAAGGGGTTCCGGGTGACGGTCCAGGCCGATCACGCCGAGGTCACGTACACCGTACGCGACGGGCCGGATGGCACATTGGCCATCCGGCACGCCGGTGATGAGTTGGTGCTCAGTACGTCGAGACCGACCACGGTGGCGATTCGGCCCCGCCACCCGCTGTTGCCTGCGCCCCAGCAGCCGCCTGGGCGGGAGCCGCTGCGGCGCAGGCCGGCCGGGCACTGA
- a CDS encoding ABC transporter substrate-binding protein, which translates to MGFAAVSLAGSLAGCSSSEGAAPAPTGPAKVTPPAILTADTLKICAPNDGTPPSVYHDESGDLVGSEVDLGKAIAANLGLKPEFVQSAFAAVIPTLQAKQCDVIMAQLYIKPEREKVVDFVPYVYSGTGIAVSKAHPAAITGMDDSLCGKKVMVAVGTTAEVLSQEQSDKCTAAGKPPVDINRNNHADVSIQQVQNGQVDAYLDTAETIGYYETKTGAQIQMAGQPFGTIKIGAATLKGNTALHDAIQQALEALESDGTYDKILDQWGQSELSIQK; encoded by the coding sequence GTGGGTTTCGCCGCAGTGTCGCTCGCCGGATCGCTGGCCGGGTGCTCCTCTTCGGAGGGCGCCGCGCCCGCGCCGACCGGTCCCGCCAAGGTGACGCCACCGGCAATCCTCACCGCCGACACGTTGAAGATCTGCGCCCCCAACGACGGCACGCCACCCAGCGTCTACCACGACGAAAGCGGTGACCTGGTGGGCAGTGAGGTGGATCTGGGCAAGGCCATCGCGGCGAATCTCGGTCTCAAGCCCGAGTTCGTGCAGTCGGCGTTCGCCGCCGTCATCCCGACACTGCAGGCCAAGCAGTGCGACGTGATCATGGCTCAGCTCTACATCAAGCCAGAGCGGGAGAAGGTGGTCGACTTCGTCCCGTACGTCTACTCAGGCACGGGCATCGCCGTGTCCAAGGCACATCCCGCCGCGATCACCGGGATGGACGACAGTCTCTGCGGCAAGAAGGTGATGGTGGCCGTGGGCACGACAGCCGAGGTGCTGTCGCAGGAACAGTCCGACAAATGCACCGCGGCGGGCAAGCCGCCGGTCGACATCAACCGCAACAACCACGCCGACGTGTCGATACAGCAAGTGCAGAACGGCCAGGTCGACGCCTACCTCGACACCGCCGAGACCATCGGCTACTACGAGACCAAGACCGGCGCACAGATCCAGATGGCCGGCCAACCGTTCGGCACCATCAAGATCGGCGCCGCGACGCTGAAGGGGAACACCGCCCTGCACGACGCCATCCAGCAAGCGCTCGAAGCCCTCGAATCCGACGGCACGTACGACAAGATCCTCGATCAGTGGGGACAAAGCGAACTGTCGATCCAGAAGTGA
- a CDS encoding amino acid ABC transporter permease — MNFDWTFFWKSLLTPSDAFLEGLVLTVVISIVAMVLATVAGLIVALMRRSRLSAVRWVAGVYIWVIRGTPLLVQLVLIYTGLAAAGLYQFHDVSVLGVSVKAALQAAIIGLMINESAYIAEIIRAGLDSVSKGQFEAAASLGMKPAKVMRWIIVPQALRVMVPPLGNSFNGLMKTTSVLSVIGVSEMFLVTQSISSATFHTFEIFIVAAIYYLALTTVWTFIQAAIENRLARQLGIEQRVPITQRLLGARRAAAAPLEPAGVR, encoded by the coding sequence ATGAACTTCGACTGGACATTCTTCTGGAAGAGCCTGCTGACCCCCAGCGACGCGTTCCTCGAGGGGTTGGTGCTCACGGTCGTGATCTCGATCGTCGCGATGGTGCTTGCCACGGTCGCGGGACTGATCGTGGCGCTGATGCGGCGATCGCGCCTGTCGGCGGTGCGATGGGTTGCGGGGGTGTACATCTGGGTGATCCGCGGAACCCCGCTCCTGGTACAACTGGTGCTGATCTACACGGGCCTGGCGGCCGCGGGCCTCTATCAGTTCCATGACGTCTCGGTTCTCGGAGTGTCGGTGAAGGCGGCCCTGCAGGCCGCGATCATCGGGTTGATGATCAACGAAAGCGCCTATATCGCCGAGATCATCCGTGCCGGGCTGGATTCGGTGTCCAAGGGGCAGTTCGAGGCGGCCGCGTCACTGGGGATGAAACCGGCCAAGGTGATGCGCTGGATCATCGTCCCCCAAGCGCTGCGGGTCATGGTGCCACCCCTGGGGAACTCGTTCAACGGGCTGATGAAGACCACGTCCGTGCTCAGCGTCATCGGGGTCAGCGAGATGTTCCTCGTCACCCAGTCGATCAGCTCCGCCACGTTCCATACCTTCGAAATCTTCATCGTCGCCGCCATCTACTACCTGGCGCTGACCACGGTCTGGACGTTCATCCAGGCGGCCATCGAGAACCGCCTGGCCCGACAACTCGGGATCGAGCAGCGCGTCCCGATCACCCAACGCCTGCTGGGTGCCCGGCGCGCAGCGGCCGCACCGTTGGAACCCGCAGGGGTCAGGTGA
- a CDS encoding tautomerase family protein: MPVYTVTISRGTLNGETKAALAAEITTIHSAVNHVPSTYVNVLFNELAPNNVYTDGKPARPLIINGWVRTGHSDEQTTALVTHAATRITGIPAEWVLVIIGNSPARFAIEGGRILPDPGQETAWLAAATTEQSSGLGA, from the coding sequence ATGCCCGTCTACACCGTCACCATCTCCCGCGGCACCTTGAACGGTGAGACCAAAGCGGCCCTCGCCGCCGAGATCACCACCATCCACTCCGCGGTCAACCATGTTCCCTCGACCTACGTCAACGTTCTGTTCAACGAGTTGGCGCCCAACAACGTCTACACCGACGGCAAGCCGGCCCGTCCGTTGATCATCAACGGATGGGTGCGCACCGGGCACTCCGACGAGCAGACCACCGCGCTGGTGACCCATGCGGCCACCCGGATCACCGGGATTCCCGCGGAGTGGGTGCTGGTGATCATCGGCAACAGCCCGGCGCGGTTCGCCATCGAAGGCGGCCGCATCCTGCCGGACCCGGGCCAGGAAACGGCCTGGCTCGCCGCGGCCACAACTGAACAGAGCTCGGGGCTCGGTGCGTGA
- a CDS encoding gamma-glutamyltransferase family protein, whose translation MSTFTGALASPHALATEAGMAAFAAGGNAIDAAISAAAVLTVVYPHNVALGGDLIALVRIPNGTIRCVNASGWSGAAATAERMRNRHGRSLPARNADSVTVPGGVRGWEALRSLGSRITWAQTLAPAQRAAQGGVAVSKSLAHHITDPENADLVDSEDFCRVFRPGGRMLTPGELLVQPALAATLAALRRQGPNAFYVGTIADSMLAHLAKHGSCLTAADFAEFTPEFTEPLSARFGDLTVSTSPPNTHGFTMLRALRAIEERDVADPLGTEMGTLMRIFHHGNHLRERHLGDPRLIEIDMHGLVNGALGEVAELGEHSGPVTVPHGDTVGVAAADSDGFAVSLIQSVYHAFGSGLIDPETGVLFHNRGTSFSLDAGSPNVVAPRKRPAHTLMPVLTTRDGAVRHVLSTMGGQGQPQILTQVLLHAVAGESARAAVSAPRAIVGAQVDGATADTVAMEADLGGRARESVHASGLGVVEVAVHTEAMGQANAVFIDDGAMQAASDPRSDGAGMVAHYPRGPLTSG comes from the coding sequence GTGTCGACTTTCACCGGCGCATTGGCGTCACCGCATGCCCTGGCCACCGAGGCCGGCATGGCGGCCTTCGCCGCAGGCGGCAACGCAATCGACGCCGCGATCAGCGCCGCAGCCGTGCTCACCGTGGTCTACCCCCACAATGTCGCACTGGGTGGCGATCTCATCGCCCTCGTGCGCATCCCGAACGGAACCATCCGGTGCGTCAACGCATCCGGATGGTCGGGTGCGGCCGCGACCGCCGAGCGGATGCGAAACCGGCACGGCCGGTCGTTGCCTGCGCGGAATGCCGACTCGGTGACCGTCCCCGGTGGTGTACGCGGTTGGGAGGCGCTGCGCAGCCTGGGTTCCAGGATCACCTGGGCGCAGACTCTCGCGCCGGCTCAGCGCGCGGCGCAAGGCGGTGTGGCGGTGTCGAAATCGCTGGCCCATCACATCACCGATCCGGAGAACGCCGACCTTGTCGACTCCGAGGACTTCTGCCGCGTGTTCCGCCCCGGCGGACGCATGTTGACGCCGGGCGAGCTGCTGGTGCAGCCCGCTCTGGCCGCGACGCTGGCGGCGCTGCGCCGGCAGGGTCCCAACGCGTTCTACGTCGGCACGATCGCCGACAGCATGCTCGCACATCTGGCAAAGCACGGATCCTGCCTGACAGCAGCTGATTTCGCGGAGTTCACGCCCGAGTTCACCGAACCGCTGTCGGCGCGATTCGGCGATCTGACCGTGTCGACCAGCCCACCGAACACGCACGGGTTCACGATGTTGCGCGCGTTGCGCGCGATCGAGGAACGCGATGTGGCGGATCCGCTCGGGACCGAGATGGGGACCCTGATGCGAATCTTCCATCACGGCAACCATCTGCGCGAGCGCCATCTCGGAGATCCGCGGCTGATCGAGATCGACATGCATGGACTGGTCAACGGTGCGCTGGGTGAGGTCGCCGAGCTGGGTGAGCATTCCGGTCCGGTCACGGTGCCCCACGGCGACACCGTGGGCGTTGCGGCCGCCGATTCCGACGGCTTCGCGGTGTCTTTGATCCAGAGCGTCTATCACGCCTTCGGTTCTGGTCTGATCGATCCCGAGACGGGGGTGTTGTTCCACAATCGCGGTACCAGTTTCTCGTTGGATGCCGGCTCGCCGAATGTGGTCGCGCCGCGCAAACGGCCGGCACACACGCTCATGCCGGTGCTGACCACCCGTGACGGCGCGGTACGGCATGTGCTGTCGACAATGGGCGGCCAGGGGCAGCCGCAGATCCTGACGCAGGTCCTGTTGCACGCGGTGGCAGGGGAGTCGGCACGGGCCGCGGTGTCAGCGCCTCGCGCCATCGTCGGTGCCCAGGTCGACGGCGCCACCGCGGACACCGTCGCGATGGAGGCTGATCTGGGTGGGCGCGCCCGAGAATCTGTGCACGCCAGTGGCCTTGGCGTGGTCGAGGTGGCTGTGCACACCGAGGCGATGGGGCAGGCCAACGCGGTGTTCATCGACGACGGTGCCATGCAGGCCGCATCGGACCCGAGGTCCGACGGCGCCGGGATGGTGGCCCACTATCCCCGGGGTCCGCTGACCAGCGGGTGA